A section of the Salarchaeum sp. JOR-1 genome encodes:
- a CDS encoding DUF2092 domain-containing protein, with translation MRSRPLLALLGVVVLSVCAGCAALPGDTQPSAAEVKQTAIAKLDAIDAYAATVHVTLNGSFDETITYRVAHSHGRTNATYRQPERIDGMRIVTNDSATVQYVPRTNRAVVTYGTTPPDLFERLSDLLERNATYEGETNQEDGFAVEYAVEGANASVRVGASSGPYQFVTQAAAANRTTRVWVDRDRRIPVKARMTYATDNSTSRVTIEVTNVTLDPAFAADRFDPNIPESATVTTNRVITADDLTNLRANTTVAVPSPDVPAPYQFEDGMLLAYGNQTSITLTYTTPNDTSLRVTKRVPAADRRLEGEPVRVNGTTVRYVESGDRQLVRWQTDSATYTVTGENRDLLLAVASSLVEGGETSAGTPADQAARAPTRRGTLTVPHSFSA, from the coding sequence ATGCGTTCCCGCCCGCTACTGGCCCTCCTGGGTGTCGTCGTGCTCTCCGTGTGTGCGGGGTGTGCCGCCCTGCCGGGCGACACGCAGCCGAGCGCCGCCGAGGTCAAGCAGACCGCGATAGCCAAGCTCGACGCGATCGACGCGTACGCGGCGACGGTTCACGTCACGCTGAACGGCTCGTTCGACGAAACCATCACGTACCGGGTCGCGCACAGCCACGGGCGGACGAACGCGACGTACCGCCAACCCGAGCGAATCGATGGGATGCGCATCGTCACCAACGATTCGGCGACGGTTCAGTACGTTCCGCGGACGAACCGCGCGGTCGTGACGTACGGGACGACGCCGCCGGACCTCTTCGAGCGGCTCTCCGACTTGCTCGAACGGAATGCGACCTACGAAGGCGAGACGAACCAAGAAGACGGGTTCGCGGTCGAGTACGCCGTCGAAGGTGCGAACGCGTCGGTTCGCGTCGGCGCCAGCAGCGGCCCCTACCAGTTCGTCACGCAGGCCGCGGCGGCGAACCGGACGACGCGCGTCTGGGTCGACCGCGACCGACGGATTCCGGTGAAAGCCCGGATGACGTACGCGACCGACAACTCCACGTCCCGGGTCACCATCGAGGTGACGAACGTCACGCTCGACCCGGCGTTCGCGGCCGACCGGTTCGACCCGAACATCCCGGAGTCCGCGACCGTCACCACGAACCGCGTCATCACGGCCGACGACCTCACGAACCTCCGCGCGAACACGACCGTCGCGGTTCCCTCGCCGGACGTTCCCGCGCCCTATCAGTTCGAGGACGGCATGCTCTTGGCGTACGGAAATCAGACGAGCATCACGCTCACGTACACGACGCCGAACGACACCAGCCTCCGCGTCACGAAGCGCGTTCCCGCCGCCGACCGCCGACTGGAGGGCGAGCCAGTGCGCGTGAACGGGACGACGGTTCGGTACGTCGAGAGCGGCGACCGACAGCTGGTGCGGTGGCAGACCGACTCGGCGACGTACACGGTCACGGGCGAGAACCGCGACCTCCTCCTCGCGGTCGCGTCGTCGCTCGTGGAGGGGGGAGAAACGTCAGCGGGGACGCCGGCGGACCAAGCGGCACGC